The following are encoded together in the Panicum virgatum strain AP13 chromosome 6K, P.virgatum_v5, whole genome shotgun sequence genome:
- the LOC120712486 gene encoding putrescine hydroxycinnamoyltransferase 1-like has protein sequence MLKQAEVVVVVDTALVPPSKETPGQPLWLSNLDLAVPRTHTPLVYYYPAPAQGAAAAGTGSFAPDRLTAALAGALVPFYPLAGRLGPGPDGRPQINCTGEGALFVVARADLTGDDIFEDFEPSPEIRRAFVPSPRPGDASCPLAVFQLTFLKCGGVVLGTGIHHAVLDGVGAFQFIQTWAGLARGLDAAEACGPVPFHDRTLLRARCPPCPTFDHFVYSPAFLSGRPRPFVTRFYAVSPKLLADLKSRCGAGVSTYCAVTAHLWRCVCVARGMAPGADTRLGLPANVRHRLSPPLPRSFFGNAVVRDLVTARVGDLLGSPLGSVAETIKKAVDGVGDAFVRSVLDYLELEQAKKRGGDDDSAQGEQMVPATDLWAVSWLGMPMYSADFGSGAPRFVAPAQMFGVGTAYMTPCANKDDGITVIFSMEAEHIECFEKVFYGE, from the exons atgctgaagcaggcggaggtggtggtggtggtggacacGGCGCTGGTGCCGCCAAGCAAGGAGACGCCGGGGCAGCCGCTGTGGCTGTCCAACCTCGATCTGGCCGTGCCGAGGACGCACACGCCGCTCGTCTACTACTACCCGGCGCCCGCGcaaggcgccgccgcggcgggcacGGGCTCCTTCGCGCCGGACCGGCTCACGGCCGCGCTGGCCGGGGCTCTGGTGCCGTTCTACCCGCTCGCTGGGCGACTCGGTCCCGGCCCGGACGGGCGGCCGCAGATCAACTGCACCGGCGAGGGCGCGCTCTTCGTCGTCGCCAGGGCGGACCTCaccggcgacgacatctttgagGACTTCGAGCCGTCGCCAGAGATCCGGAGAGCTTTTGTGCCGTCACCGCGGCCTGGCGACGCGTCCTGCCCCTTGGCCGTGTTCCAG TTGACTTTCCTCAAGTGTGGCGGCGTGGTGCTGGGCACCGGCATCCACCACGCGGTGCTGGACGGCGTGGGCGCGTTCCAGTTCATCCAGACGTGGGCGGGGCTCGCCCgcggcctcgacgccgccgaggcGTGCGGGCCGGTGCCGTTCCACGACCGGACCCTCCTCCGCGCGCGGTGCCCGCCGTGCCCAACCTTCGACCACTTCGTCTACTCCCCGGCCTTCCTCagcggccgcccgcgccccttCGTCACCCGGTTCTACGCCGTCTCCCCCAAGCTCCTCGCCGACCTCAAGTCCCGGTGCGGCGCCGGCGTGTCCACGTACTGCGCCGTCACCGCGCACCTCTGGCGCTGCGTGTGCGTCGCGCGCGGGATGGCGCCGGGCGCGGACACCCGCCTCGGGCTGCCGGCCAACGTCCGCCACCGCCTGAGCCCGCCGCTCCCACGCAGCTTCTTCGGGAACGCCGTCGTGCGCGACCTCGTCACGGCGCGGGTCGGCGACCTGCTGGGCAGCCCGCTCGGGTCCGTGGCGGAGACGATCAAGAAGGCGGTGGACGGCGTGGGCGACGCGTTCGTGCGGTCCGTGCTCGACTACCTGGAGCTGGAGCAGGCGAAGAAgcgaggcggcgacgacgacagcgCCCAGGGCGAGCAGATGGTGCCGGCGACCGACCTGTGGGCGGTGAGCTGGCTGGGGATGCCCATGTACAGCGCCGACTTCGGCTCGGGCGCGCCGCGGTTCGTCGCGCCGGCGCAGATGTTCGGCGTCGGCACGGCGTACATGACCCCCTGCGCCAACAAGGACGACGGCATCACCGTCATCTTCTCGATGGAGGCCGAGCACATTGAGTGCTTCGAGAAGGTCTTCTACGGGGAATGA
- the LOC120712488 gene encoding AUGMIN subunit 8-like isoform X2 — protein MDAIVKVERRKAAAAAAAAADGEQRRPPLVPSEKNNAAAVPAGRRREAPSRFKPVAPPATPPAGRWCASPSPGRASAAGGSATCNRARSADRPRPAAPATSGAPSSRLNPSTLAAARSSSPARDAATEGEAHGHCAAPGARNAKASNGLWASARSSSPSVQPEPVPAAAGPAKKIDRLVHGLPSEQQNQLRSGAAAERKRSPLRRADNISDQCENARPSESPANRITERQRWPGMMTGRGSAGLTSTSAAPAERTSRFVSSPNASSGCSPKRAHSSEEMGKRMKRPLKEMAMIVHRRGKDRRHRDRACQLHHLLPGPARARRERGKKNAGQIENIHQLRLLNNRYLQWRFVNVHSEDTVLPQKNGVENILYSVLESTLTLRDALTITRINVQHLQQELNLYNILAEQIGYLEQWPVLEEESSGTVVEAIKVLQASTLCLPVTSGAQVDGVSIRNVISSAVDVMQALSCSMFYLQSKVRF, from the exons atggACGCCATCGTGAAGGTTGAGCGGAGGAAGgctgccgctgcggcggcggctgcggccgatggcgagcagcgacggccGCCGCTCGTGCCGTCCGAGAAGAACAATGCTGCGGCTGTTCCGGCTGGTCGGAGAAGAGAGGCCCCCTCCAGGTTCAAGCCCGTCGCGCCACCGGCTACTCCTCCTGCAGGGAGGTGGTGCGCGTCCCCGAGCCCCGGCCGGGCGTCGGCAGCCGGCGGCTCGGCGACGTGCAACAGAGCGCGGTCGGCTGACAGACCAAGGCCTGCCGCCCCCGCGACTTCAGGTGCCCCGTCTTCTCGGCTGAACCCCTCCACCCTTGCCGCGGCAAGGTCCAGTTCGCCGGCCCGTGACGCGGCCACCGAGGGCGAGGCACACGGACACTGCGCTGCTCCCGGTGCAAGGAATGCGAAGGCCTCCAATGGCTTGTGGGCGTCTGCACGGAGCTCGTCTCCCTCCGTCCAGCCAGAGCCCGTGCCAGCAGCTGCAGGCCCTGCCAAGAAGATAGACAGGCTAGTCCATGGCTTACCTTCAGAGCAGCAGAATCAACTGCGGTCAGGAGCTGCGGCTGAGAGGAAGAGGAGTCCTCTTAGGAGGGCCGACAACATCAGCGACCAATGTGAGAACGCTCGGCCATCAGAATCTCCCGCCAACAGGATCACTGAGCGACAACGGTGGCCGGGGATGATGACCGGCCGGGGCTCTGCTGGCCTCACTTCGACAAGCGCTGCTCCTGCTGAAAGGACTAGCAGGTTTGTCTCTTCACCAAATGCTTCATCAGGATGCTCTCCAAAGAGGGCGCATTCATCTGAAGAAATGGGCAAGAGGATGAAGCGACCGTTGAAGGAGATGGCAATGATCGTTCACCGGAGAGGAAAGG ATCGTCGTCACCGAGACAGGGCTTGTCAGCTGCACCATCTACTTCCAGGTCCTGCCAGAGCCCGTCGCGAACGAG ggaagaagaatGCAGGCCAGATTGAGAATATCCATCAACTACGTCTGCTGAACAATAGATACCTGCAGTGGCGCTTTGTGAATGTACATTCAGAAGATACAGTACTACCCCAGAAAAATGGTGTTGAG AACATTCTTTATAGTGTTTTGGAAAGTACCTTGACACTGCGTGATGCTCTAACAATAACAAGAATAAATGTGCAACACCTGCAGCAAGAGCTGAATCTGTACAACATTCTAGCAGAGCAG ATTGGTTACCTTGAGCAATGGCCGGTACTAGAAGAAGAGAGCAGTGGTACTGTAGTTGAGGCGATCAAGGTTCTTCAAGCAAGCACGTTGTGCCTTCCAGTTACATCAGGAGCACAG GTTGACGGAGTTTCAATTAGGAATGTTATTAGCTCAGCAGTTGATGTTATGCAAGCTTTGAGTTGCTCTATGTTCTACTTGCAATCGAAGGTCAGATTTTAG
- the LOC120712488 gene encoding AUGMIN subunit 8-like isoform X1 → MDAIVKVERRKAAAAAAAAADGEQRRPPLVPSEKNNAAAVPAGRRREAPSRFKPVAPPATPPAGRWCASPSPGRASAAGGSATCNRARSADRPRPAAPATSGAPSSRLNPSTLAAARSSSPARDAATEGEAHGHCAAPGARNAKASNGLWASARSSSPSVQPEPVPAAAGPAKKIDRLVHGLPSEQQNQLRSGAAAERKRSPLRRADNISDQCENARPSESPANRITERQRWPGMMTGRGSAGLTSTSAAPAERTSRFVSSPNASSGCSPKRAHSSEEMGKRMKRPLKEMAMIVHRRGKGNADSSSDISSQTSESSESTCHPSKAISSPVPVLHRSSSPRQGLSAAPSTSRSCQSPSRTRSSAPCLSKCVSSAAQSGAEQPVFNYIVDARKGKKNAGQIENIHQLRLLNNRYLQWRFVNVHSEDTVLPQKNGVENILYSVLESTLTLRDALTITRINVQHLQQELNLYNILAEQIGYLEQWPVLEEESSGTVVEAIKVLQASTLCLPVTSGAQVDGVSIRNVISSAVDVMQALSCSMFYLQSKVRF, encoded by the exons atggACGCCATCGTGAAGGTTGAGCGGAGGAAGgctgccgctgcggcggcggctgcggccgatggcgagcagcgacggccGCCGCTCGTGCCGTCCGAGAAGAACAATGCTGCGGCTGTTCCGGCTGGTCGGAGAAGAGAGGCCCCCTCCAGGTTCAAGCCCGTCGCGCCACCGGCTACTCCTCCTGCAGGGAGGTGGTGCGCGTCCCCGAGCCCCGGCCGGGCGTCGGCAGCCGGCGGCTCGGCGACGTGCAACAGAGCGCGGTCGGCTGACAGACCAAGGCCTGCCGCCCCCGCGACTTCAGGTGCCCCGTCTTCTCGGCTGAACCCCTCCACCCTTGCCGCGGCAAGGTCCAGTTCGCCGGCCCGTGACGCGGCCACCGAGGGCGAGGCACACGGACACTGCGCTGCTCCCGGTGCAAGGAATGCGAAGGCCTCCAATGGCTTGTGGGCGTCTGCACGGAGCTCGTCTCCCTCCGTCCAGCCAGAGCCCGTGCCAGCAGCTGCAGGCCCTGCCAAGAAGATAGACAGGCTAGTCCATGGCTTACCTTCAGAGCAGCAGAATCAACTGCGGTCAGGAGCTGCGGCTGAGAGGAAGAGGAGTCCTCTTAGGAGGGCCGACAACATCAGCGACCAATGTGAGAACGCTCGGCCATCAGAATCTCCCGCCAACAGGATCACTGAGCGACAACGGTGGCCGGGGATGATGACCGGCCGGGGCTCTGCTGGCCTCACTTCGACAAGCGCTGCTCCTGCTGAAAGGACTAGCAGGTTTGTCTCTTCACCAAATGCTTCATCAGGATGCTCTCCAAAGAGGGCGCATTCATCTGAAGAAATGGGCAAGAGGATGAAGCGACCGTTGAAGGAGATGGCAATGATCGTTCACCGGAGAGGAAAGGGTAATGCAGATTCTAGCAGTGACATCTCTTCTCAGACGTCAGAAAGCTCTGAATCCACTTGTCACCCGAGCAAGGCCATTTCTTCACCTGTTCCGGTTCTGCACAGATCGTCGTCACCGAGACAGGGCTTGTCAGCTGCACCATCTACTTCCAGGTCCTGCCAGAGCCCGTCGCGAACGAGGTCTTCAGCACCTTGCCTATCAAAATGTGTCTCTTCAGCTGCTCAATCAGGTGCTGAACAACCTGTGTTTAACTATATCGTTGATGCtcggaaagggaagaagaatGCAGGCCAGATTGAGAATATCCATCAACTACGTCTGCTGAACAATAGATACCTGCAGTGGCGCTTTGTGAATGTACATTCAGAAGATACAGTACTACCCCAGAAAAATGGTGTTGAG AACATTCTTTATAGTGTTTTGGAAAGTACCTTGACACTGCGTGATGCTCTAACAATAACAAGAATAAATGTGCAACACCTGCAGCAAGAGCTGAATCTGTACAACATTCTAGCAGAGCAG ATTGGTTACCTTGAGCAATGGCCGGTACTAGAAGAAGAGAGCAGTGGTACTGTAGTTGAGGCGATCAAGGTTCTTCAAGCAAGCACGTTGTGCCTTCCAGTTACATCAGGAGCACAG GTTGACGGAGTTTCAATTAGGAATGTTATTAGCTCAGCAGTTGATGTTATGCAAGCTTTGAGTTGCTCTATGTTCTACTTGCAATCGAAGGTCAGATTTTAG